The proteins below come from a single Mycolicibacterium sp. TY81 genomic window:
- a CDS encoding PE-PPE domain-containing protein, producing MRTLGRTIPATLAVMLTVLGTVLLGVVSMVTAAFTLAATALIVPGTGTPNANIVPGYRENADTYYIAPFNPACTLQNNCNLQGINYPAQFWPIPLPGWGGLSGAKWNDSTGQGIQALDTALQLALPTATPQNPVIIFGYSQGGNIVSREKATLSGLTDAQKAALSFVMIGNTNRPNGGLFERLAFLGTVPIWDVTFGLPAPTNTGIKTTDIAFEYDGVADFPLYPINLLADLNAIAGFWYTHGTYLAPNANSDVGEIPDLEYTPAELEAALTDPKNQTTYGDTTYITIPTKTLPIVRPFLEFGGFTHTSFIIKPLVDLVSPVLRVLIDTGYDRSLSPGVPAPFRLIPLLNPITLTQDLINAAGAGVKAAISDITGGKVQLPIAATTPAPTPATVAARNVSSTPTAVSATPTGDTKVAPVTAPKVTTTADTKDTDTKDTDTKTPDTKVTDPETPDTKVTDKTPDTTGPKQDPKPGTDQGPAKDGQTSAGEKGGDKATDKGDKATDKNSDKAKKPKKDKKVKTPKAVKPAADKADKPAKAAA from the coding sequence ATGCGCACACTCGGACGCACGATTCCCGCAACGCTGGCCGTGATGCTGACGGTGCTCGGCACGGTCCTGCTCGGCGTGGTGTCGATGGTCACGGCCGCGTTCACCCTCGCCGCGACCGCGCTGATAGTCCCGGGCACCGGCACACCCAACGCCAACATCGTGCCCGGCTACCGGGAGAACGCGGACACCTACTACATCGCACCGTTCAACCCGGCGTGCACGCTTCAGAACAACTGCAACCTGCAGGGCATCAACTATCCCGCCCAGTTCTGGCCGATCCCGCTGCCCGGCTGGGGCGGACTGTCCGGCGCCAAGTGGAACGACTCGACGGGCCAGGGCATCCAAGCTCTGGATACGGCGCTACAGCTGGCCCTGCCGACAGCGACGCCCCAGAATCCCGTCATCATCTTCGGCTACTCCCAGGGCGGCAACATCGTCAGCCGTGAGAAGGCCACGCTGTCGGGTCTGACCGACGCGCAGAAGGCAGCGCTGTCCTTCGTCATGATCGGCAACACCAACCGGCCCAACGGCGGCCTGTTCGAACGACTGGCCTTCCTGGGCACCGTGCCGATCTGGGACGTCACCTTCGGCCTGCCGGCACCCACCAACACCGGCATCAAGACCACCGACATCGCGTTCGAGTACGACGGCGTCGCCGACTTCCCGCTGTACCCGATCAACCTGCTCGCCGACCTCAATGCCATCGCCGGTTTCTGGTACACCCACGGCACCTATCTGGCACCGAACGCGAACAGCGACGTCGGCGAAATCCCCGATCTCGAGTACACGCCGGCCGAACTGGAGGCGGCCCTCACCGACCCCAAGAACCAGACCACATACGGCGACACCACGTACATCACGATCCCGACCAAGACCCTGCCGATCGTGCGGCCGTTCCTGGAGTTCGGCGGCTTCACCCACACCAGCTTCATCATCAAGCCGCTGGTCGACCTCGTCTCACCGGTACTGCGCGTGCTCATCGACACCGGCTACGACCGCAGCCTCAGCCCCGGCGTCCCGGCACCGTTCCGATTGATCCCGCTGCTCAACCCGATCACGCTGACGCAGGACCTGATCAACGCGGCCGGCGCGGGCGTCAAGGCCGCGATCAGCGACATCACCGGCGGCAAGGTGCAGCTTCCGATCGCCGCGACCACCCCCGCCCCGACCCCGGCGACGGTGGCGGCCCGCAACGTGTCGAGCACACCGACGGCGGTGTCCGCCACGCCGACCGGTGACACCAAGGTCGCGCCCGTCACGGCACCGAAGGTGACGACGACGGCCGATACCAAGGACACCGATACCAAGGACACCGACACCAAGACCCCGGACACCAAGGTGACCGACCCGGAGACCCCGGACACCAAGGTGACCGACAAGACCCCCGACACGACCGGCCCGAAGCAGGACCCGAAGCCCGGCACCGATCAGGGCCCGGCCAAGGACGGCCAGACCTCGGCCGGCGAGAAGGGTGGCGACAAGGCCACTGACAAGGGCGACAAGGCCACCGACAAGAACTCGGACAAGGCCAAGAAGCCGAAGAAGGACAAGAAGGTCAAGACCCCCAAGGCCGTGAAGCCGGCTGCCGACAAGGCCGACAAGCCGGCCAAGGCTGCCGCCTGA
- a CDS encoding DEAD/DEAH box helicase: MSAEQSSSFAELGVPEALVASLAGRGIAAPFPIQVSTLPDTLAGRDVLGRGRTGSGKTLAFSIPLVARLAGAARRPSRPTGLVLAPTRELATQIAATVEPLASAVGLNVTTIFGGVSQNRQVAALQAGVDIVIACPGRLEDLMKQKLVSLDAVQITVLDEADHMADLGFLPGVTRILAATPAGGQRLLFSATLDNGVDKLVRRFLSDPITHSVDEIDAPPPAMTHHVFHVAGAAEKRDLVQRLASGTGRRILFMRTKHQARKLARQLTEAGVPSVDLHGNLSQPARDRNLAAFSSGEARVLVATDIAARGVHVDEVELVVHVDPPAEHKAYLHRSGRTARAGSAGDVVTVVLPEQRKDAQQLLRKAGITARPQEVVADSASVQALVGEIAPYRAPAPKEAPAPRGGNRPAKTATAGQAQRRRRRSTGGLQAPGRAQSGRAQSQSGRSQSGRSQSGRSQSR; this comes from the coding sequence ATGTCCGCAGAACAATCATCGTCGTTCGCCGAGCTCGGCGTTCCCGAGGCGCTCGTCGCCTCGCTCGCCGGACGCGGTATCGCCGCGCCCTTCCCGATCCAGGTCAGCACCCTGCCCGACACCCTCGCGGGCCGGGACGTGCTCGGCCGCGGCCGCACGGGCAGCGGCAAGACGCTGGCCTTCTCCATTCCGCTCGTGGCGCGGCTGGCCGGCGCCGCGCGACGCCCGTCGCGTCCCACCGGTCTGGTGCTGGCCCCGACCCGCGAGCTTGCCACCCAGATCGCCGCGACCGTCGAACCGCTGGCCAGCGCAGTCGGGCTGAACGTCACCACCATCTTCGGTGGCGTGTCGCAGAACCGTCAGGTGGCGGCGCTGCAGGCGGGCGTCGACATCGTCATCGCCTGCCCGGGCCGTCTCGAAGACCTCATGAAGCAGAAGCTGGTGAGCCTCGACGCCGTGCAGATCACCGTGCTGGACGAGGCCGACCACATGGCCGACCTCGGCTTCCTGCCGGGTGTCACCCGAATTCTCGCGGCCACCCCTGCCGGCGGTCAGCGGCTGCTGTTCTCGGCGACGCTCGACAACGGCGTCGACAAGCTGGTGCGGCGCTTCCTGTCCGACCCGATCACCCACTCGGTCGACGAGATCGACGCGCCGCCGCCGGCCATGACCCACCATGTGTTCCACGTCGCCGGTGCGGCGGAGAAGCGCGACCTGGTGCAGCGGCTGGCGTCGGGCACCGGCCGGCGCATCCTGTTCATGCGCACCAAGCACCAGGCCCGCAAGCTGGCCCGGCAGCTCACCGAGGCCGGCGTGCCGTCGGTCGACCTGCACGGCAACCTGTCCCAGCCGGCGCGCGACCGCAACCTGGCCGCATTCAGCTCGGGAGAGGCGCGCGTCCTCGTCGCCACCGACATCGCCGCGCGCGGTGTCCACGTCGACGAGGTCGAACTCGTGGTCCATGTGGACCCGCCCGCCGAGCACAAGGCATACCTGCACCGCTCGGGCCGTACGGCCCGAGCCGGGAGCGCCGGCGACGTCGTCACCGTCGTGCTGCCCGAGCAGCGCAAGGACGCCCAGCAGCTGCTGCGCAAGGCCGGTATCACCGCCCGTCCGCAGGAGGTCGTCGCCGATTCTGCGTCGGTGCAGGCGCTGGTCGGCGAGATCGCGCCGTACCGCGCGCCCGCACCCAAGGAGGCGCCCGCGCCTCGCGGCGGAAACCGGCCGGCCAAGACGGCCACCGCGGGTCAGGCGCAGCGTCGCCGCCGCCGCAGCACGGGCGGTCTGCAGGCGCCCGGGCGTGCGCAGTCGGGTCGTGCGCAGTCGCAGTCGGGCCGTTCGCAGTCGGGACGTAGCCAGTCGGGACGTAGCCAGTCGCGGTAG